CGCTTTTGGGGTCAATGATATGATGGTATCTTCTGCCCTTGTCGATAAAGAAGTGTTCGTAATCACCTGATGTCGCCACAGCCATATTTTTTAGAGGAAAAGCACCTAAAATTTCATTTGCTTTGCGTGGATGCTGAATTCCAATCTGCCAGAGTTTTCCATAAGGATTTTTACCAATAGCCTTAATGTTTCTCCCAATATCCACCAAGGCATCTTTAATTCCAGCCGATTCAATAATGTCAATTGCTTCTTCTACGGCATAGCCTTTGGCTACACCGCCTAAATCTATTTTCATCCCTTCAAGTCCTAAAACAACCTCCCGATTTCGCGGGTTTAATTTCACCTGCCGATAATCAACCAATATTGCCTTTTGGGCAATTTTATCTCGTGTCGGAACTATCCCTTTATCTTCTCTGAATCCCCATAATTCTGTAACCGGTCCAATCGTTACATCAAACGCACCAGTGCTTAAATTAGAATAGGCTACGGACTTTTCCAGAACATAAAAAAGGTCTTTACTAACCTTCATCTTTTTATTACGGTTAAGAATGGATAACTCACTCTCAGGATTGTGACTTGACATTTTATCTTCAATCTCTTTAATCCGTTCAAAACATCTTTTAATCGTTCCTTCTGCACGGAGCGGGTCATCATCTATTACCTTAATTTCAGCGATTGTGCCCATTACCACTTGAGTTTTAGAGAAAAGTTGCTTTTTCTCCCCACAACCTGAACTGAAAGTAAGAAGTAAAATAAATCCAATATTCAACAGCCAAAATCCAAAATTTTTTTTACAATCCCACGCCATAAATCACCTCCTGACAATATTCACATTTACCATTTTTTATCTTATACTCGGTCAATGAATATCCCTCTCGAATAATCAGTTTTTTCTTACAATTAGGACAAAAGGTAGTGTTTGTATCTATATCCCAGATATTTCCCAGATAGACATATTTTAATTTTAAAATAGCAATCTCGTAAGCCTTTTTCAGGGTTGATACTGGTGTAGGCGGAAGAGTCATTTTATATTGTGGGTAATATTTTGAAAAATGAGTCGGCGTATCATCCCCTAATTCATTTGCTATCCAGTTCACTAATTCCTGTAATATTTCTTCGTTATCATTTAAAGTAGGAATAATCAAGTTGGTGACTTCGACCAATTTACCTTTTTCTCTCGATAATTTAGCGGTATTTAGAACAGGGGATAGTTCTCCTTTGGAATATTTCGTATAAAACTTTGGTTCAAAAGATTTTATATCAATATTAAGGGCATCAATATAAGGTAATAATTCTAACAACGGTTCAGGATTAACAGAGCCGTTAGTGACCAGAACATTGGTTAATTCCTGTTCTTTAGCTAATTTAGCTGTTTCTAAGACATATTCGAACCAGATGAATGGTTCAGTATAGGTATAGGAAATGCCACTGGACTTTTCTTCTTTTGCCAGTATAACTGCCTGGTGAGGGCTAAGTTTTTGAGTTTTTGCATCTATGTTTTGTGAGATATGCCAATTCTGGCAAAAATCACAGGCAAAATTACATCCAACTGTGCCTAATGAAAGGATTTCACTGCCTGGATAAAAATGGTAGAGTGGTTTTTTTTCAATCGGGTCCATTGCAATTGCAGAGCATTCTTCGTAGATTTTAGAATAAAGCGTGCCCTCAAGATTTATCCTGACCCGACAAAAACCTACCTTGCCTTGCCCAATAATGCACATTTTGGGACATAAAAGGCATTTAACCTTGTTATTCTCCTCTAATTTTTCGTAGTATAAAGCTTGTTTCATAATTACATTTCACCAGGAAGTTTTTCTTTTAATTCTAACTGAACCAGATACTCACCTTTTATCTTCTCAAAGTTAACTCCGTCGTTTGAAAAATAACTTCGACCAAAATTATAATAATTATCAATCAATATTTGAACATTGGCTAATTCAGTTACTTTAAAGATAATTGTATTTTTGCCATTTTTTAAAAGGGAAGGTTTTATGTCAATACTTGCCGTTCTTGTAAAATTACCATAGGTAATATAGGCACAACTAATTTTAGGTAGGTCATAGCCATTGACATTTATTAGCAACTCTCCTTTATCATTTGCCGAGTAATAAATTCCTAATCCAGCGGTTTTAACCTTAGATAAATCGCAATTAACCACAAGTTCCTTTTTAATAGTCTTATTCGGAGAATCGAGTATTCCTGTTTTATCTCCATGCCAATCGCCGCTGTTATCACGAATGACATATCCATATCGTTTCTCAATACAAAATCCATCTGGATGAGTTAGCGGATATGTCCAACCTAAAAAGGTATTAAAATTAACCAGCGAGTAAATGAGACAAAAGATGATAAAAGAGATAATTACTGGTTTATATTTTTTCTGCTGAATATGATGATACCAAAAATAAAGAGTATAACCAGAAAAAATAATCAAATAAGGAACGAATGGCACACGAAACCTTGCCATAACAAAAAATAACAAAATAGCACTCATATATCCAATCATTACTAAAACTAAAAGCAAGATATTTTTATTTAACCTCCGTAGAGACAGACAAATTCCCATTATTCCCAGTGAGGCAACAAGTCCGAATTGTAACATCAATTTTAATAGCGGGACAGATTTTTCAAATCGTGAATAAACAATATCATTATCAGGAATCTCATATCCACTCCAGAATATTGTCCATTTTTTATATAAAAGCCAGAGGTATTTATGGGGTTTTTCTTTTATAAACCTGACCGCATCCCGCATCCAGAAGCCCTCATCATCTTTACCCTTTAGATTATCCGCATACGGCGGAATGTAATATATCCCTTCTGAATCCTCATTATTCCCAGCCCAGAAGGTTACCGGTCCTGACTGAGTTAAAAGGATAAATTTGCCACTATAAATATAATTACGGATAGTCACCGGCGAAATGGCAAGTGCGGTTCCTAAGAGAATAAAGAAAGAGGCGATTAAAAATCTCTTTTTTAAGCCAAAAACAACCAATACCCATAACAATAAAAAAGGTAAGACGAAAAGTGTTGTTGCCCTTGATAAAGCAGAAAGGCCTATCACGATTCCTGTTATCAGATACCATTTTATCGAATTCTTTTCCACACTCTTTAAAAGGAGAAATGAACTCAAGAACAGGGTAAATGTATCTAATACCGGTGTCAGGATAGTGGTTTCATAGACCATAAAGATACCATAAAATGTACATAACAAAAGGGCAATTAATCCAACCGTTTGATTAAAGATGCGTGTCCCCACTAAATACACCAGGAAATAACTCCCGCAACCAACAAATATCTGGAATATTACTGCTCTAAAAGGCTCAGTGCCAACAATCAAATATACCAGGGCTAAGAAATAATAATATAAAGGGTTAAATGAATAAGGGGATTTAGGCAATTCACCATTTAATAGCAGTCTGGCTAATCCGTCATACGAACCTGCATCTGTGCCTTCAAAATGTAAAAAATTTGGGTCATTACTCTTTACCTGAAAAAGATAAATCAATCTTAAAATAATAGCCGCCACAAGGAGACAGATAAGAATAATTTTATCCTTCGAGATGGAGAGTGGGAAAGATGAAGGCTTGCGGTAATTTTTAGACGGATGTTCTTTTTTCTTTTTAGACTTTTTTTTCATATTGACATTATAGCATCTCTGAATAGTTATGTCAATAAAAATAAAGGTAAGCGTTCAGCCAAAGACCAGAGAGCATAGACTATAGACTATAGACCATAGACTATAGACCAAGGAACCGATGAAAAGCAAGTTTATTCCCCCTTAAATTCGGGACTCGGGACTGGGGGTTCGAGATTCGGGAAGGCTGGTAGCCACAGACTTCAGCCTGATTTCTCCTGAAAATAGGAAGTAGAAAGTAGAAAGTAAAGAAAACATCACTCCTCACGCCTATCTCCTTACCTCCCACCTTCTATCTCCTACCCCTATTTTCATCCTCCTCGTATATTTTTAATGCCTTCTTTCGTTAGTACATCAACCTTTTTTCCAAATAAGTTTTCAAGATATTCCACAAATCTAATAAATTTGAACCCTATTGGTTGCTTGAATTCAACAACTATATCTAAATCACTATCCTTTGTCAGAGTCCCAGTTACCACTGAGCCAAAAATACCGATTTTGGAAACACCATATTCAGTCGCTAAAACATTATAATATTTCCTTATTAAATGTGTCACTTCTTTTTTATCCATTGTCCTTTACCTAAATCATATTTTACGGCTAACGATAAAGTTCAGGTGCGGCGGGGAGAATTACCACAAAAGTTTGATAGCAAGATAAAACTTTGAGAGACCACAAAACTCTAATTACGGCACAGCCCCCACCGTCAACTGCAACGCAGGGTTAGACAAAAGCTCTCATTCGCTGTCTTTTCCTTTTCCTCTGCCTCACCGAATTATTGTGCATTCCACATTCACGGTTTGCCCCTAAAATATCTCCCTCCTTTTTATATTTTGCCTAACAATTTGTTAGACATCAAATAGGGGAAATGTCCCTCTATTTCCCCTTTATTTCCACTCTATTTCCTCAGTCAGGCAAAAGATTTTAATCTTTGCTTGCCACATAAGCACCAAAGATTATGGCTCCAATTACGAGGATGTCCAAACCGATCAAGAGTAACAAGTAAGTTGTGTCAAGATCAGAAGGATACAGAAGCCAGCCAGTGAGAGAAAGGCCGCCAATAAGAATAGCCAAAGTTGTAAGAGCAAAAAAAAGGACAGTCTTATTGACTTCTTTAAACATCTTGCTTGTAAGGTAGACAGACAAGCATGCGGCGATAAAGCTGCCTATGGCTCTGCCTATATTAGGCCCTGCAGCTACCCATTCCCCGTGTATTGACTCTCTTGCCTCAAAAATATTTGCCAACAAGAACCACGAAGGCAAGAAGAAGATATATAGCACTATAACAGCGAAAACATTCTTCATGTTTTGTTACTCCTAACGGTGCGGAGCAGGAACGAGTTATTGCGATTGCGAGTTGTCTACATCCGTCTTGTTTGCCGAATCTTTCCTTGCATGCTTCACTTTCAGAACGAAAATAGATACCATCGCCACTACGATTGTGGCAACATTGACAACTGACCATATTTCCCTTGTGAGGTGAACTCGGATGATTGGGTTATATATCACCGCAGTAACGCCAAGAACCCACACCACACCTTGCTTCTCTTGGGCAAGTGACTGAATGGCGAGGTAAGCAAAGATGGCACAACACACCCACCGCAGAAGGATGTAGTATCCGTAGGGGTTCTCTGGGTTGAGCGCCCACAGCAGCATTGCGCTTGAAATGACTTGGGGTATCCAGATTCGTTTCATGTTTTCCTCGTCTAACGTTTTGCGTAACCGGCTCTGCAAAAAGCAGAGTGAGGAACGAACGCCAACGCCACTTTTGCCGTCCGTGTGGACGCAATTGATAATAATTAAAAGGCACTTGAAATCGATCGTACAGTATGATATAATACCAATGAGTTTATCGCTTTAACCACACCTGGATATATATGGGAAACATTAATGGCTTAACCTTCTCCTCTGAGAGGCTAAATAACCTTCAGAGGCATACATATCCAGTATGTGGCCTGGAAGGCGCTCGGGTTGCTCTCCAGCATTGCCCTATCCTCCTCCCAGGGGAGAAAGTTAAGAGTGTAACCATAGATTCTATTTATATTATAGCCTTTTCTTTAGCTTGCGTCAAGAATTATTTTCATAGGCATCAGACTTATTTACCTTTTCTAACACAAAAATTGTGGAGGAACATATCTCTTATGTCCCTCTTTAAGGTCGATTTAGAAAATTGACCAATAAATCAAAATTTATTAGTATTAAGGAGGCCCATCATGAAATATCTTGCTTTAGACGCTCATAGCAACTTTTGTTCATTTGGTGTCCTTTCTGAGGACAATAAGA
This sequence is a window from bacterium. Protein-coding genes within it:
- a CDS encoding FAD:protein FMN transferase, which translates into the protein MAWDCKKNFGFWLLNIGFILLLTFSSGCGEKKQLFSKTQVVMGTIAEIKVIDDDPLRAEGTIKRCFERIKEIEDKMSSHNPESELSILNRNKKMKVSKDLFYVLEKSVAYSNLSTGAFDVTIGPVTELWGFREDKGIVPTRDKIAQKAILVDYRQVKLNPRNREVVLGLEGMKIDLGGVAKGYAVEEAIDIIESAGIKDALVDIGRNIKAIGKNPYGKLWQIGIQHPRKANEILGAFPLKNMAVATSGDYEHFFIDKGRRYHHIIDPKSGYPANLCISVTIITPSAMIADILSTAVFVLGEKAGMELIEKLDTVEGIIVSDSGIMVSPGIKNKIKLSKFP
- the amrS gene encoding AmmeMemoRadiSam system radical SAM enzyme, producing the protein MKQALYYEKLEENNKVKCLLCPKMCIIGQGKVGFCRVRINLEGTLYSKIYEECSAIAMDPIEKKPLYHFYPGSEILSLGTVGCNFACDFCQNWHISQNIDAKTQKLSPHQAVILAKEEKSSGISYTYTEPFIWFEYVLETAKLAKEQELTNVLVTNGSVNPEPLLELLPYIDALNIDIKSFEPKFYTKYSKGELSPVLNTAKLSREKGKLVEVTNLIIPTLNDNEEILQELVNWIANELGDDTPTHFSKYYPQYKMTLPPTPVSTLKKAYEIAILKLKYVYLGNIWDIDTNTTFCPNCKKKLIIREGYSLTEYKIKNGKCEYCQEVIYGVGL
- a CDS encoding glycosyltransferase family 39 protein; this translates as MKKKSKKKKEHPSKNYRKPSSFPLSISKDKIILICLLVAAIILRLIYLFQVKSNDPNFLHFEGTDAGSYDGLARLLLNGELPKSPYSFNPLYYYFLALVYLIVGTEPFRAVIFQIFVGCGSYFLVYLVGTRIFNQTVGLIALLLCTFYGIFMVYETTILTPVLDTFTLFLSSFLLLKSVEKNSIKWYLITGIVIGLSALSRATTLFVLPFLLLWVLVVFGLKKRFLIASFFILLGTALAISPVTIRNYIYSGKFILLTQSGPVTFWAGNNEDSEGIYYIPPYADNLKGKDDEGFWMRDAVRFIKEKPHKYLWLLYKKWTIFWSGYEIPDNDIVYSRFEKSVPLLKLMLQFGLVASLGIMGICLSLRRLNKNILLLVLVMIGYMSAILLFFVMARFRVPFVPYLIIFSGYTLYFWYHHIQQKKYKPVIISFIIFCLIYSLVNFNTFLGWTYPLTHPDGFCIEKRYGYVIRDNSGDWHGDKTGILDSPNKTIKKELVVNCDLSKVKTAGLGIYYSANDKGELLINVNGYDLPKISCAYITYGNFTRTASIDIKPSLLKNGKNTIIFKVTELANVQILIDNYYNFGRSYFSNDGVNFEKIKGEYLVQLELKEKLPGEM
- a CDS encoding nucleotidyltransferase family protein, whose protein sequence is MDKKEVTHLIRKYYNVLATEYGVSKIGIFGSVVTGTLTKDSDLDIVVEFKQPIGFKFIRFVEYLENLFGKKVDVLTKEGIKNIRGG
- a CDS encoding DUF6804 family protein, which produces MKRIWIPQVISSAMLLWALNPENPYGYYILLRWVCCAIFAYLAIQSLAQEKQGVVWVLGVTAVIYNPIIRVHLTREIWSVVNVATIVVAMVSIFVLKVKHARKDSANKTDVDNSQSQ